One part of the Pannonibacter sp. XCT-53 genome encodes these proteins:
- a CDS encoding DUF2147 domain-containing protein, with translation MTMTVRAGLKGLASALLLTAAAAVTVTFTLTMTPAPAAAAEAKGEWARPTGTSRIKIAPCGDALCGTLVWLKDPRNDDKNPDEAKRSRPLLGSQTVIGMKPTGKDGQWKGKVYNAEDGETYTGFIQMDGNDKLKLEGCVMGGLLCKGETWTRVK, from the coding sequence ATGACCATGACTGTCCGGGCAGGCCTGAAGGGCCTCGCCTCCGCCTTGCTGTTGACGGCCGCAGCCGCCGTCACCGTGACCTTCACCCTGACCATGACCCCGGCCCCGGCGGCCGCCGCCGAAGCCAAGGGCGAGTGGGCCCGTCCGACGGGCACCTCGCGCATCAAGATCGCCCCTTGCGGCGACGCGCTCTGCGGCACGCTGGTCTGGCTCAAGGATCCGCGCAACGACGACAAGAACCCGGACGAGGCCAAGCGCAGCCGGCCGCTGCTGGGCAGCCAGACGGTGATCGGCATGAAGCCGACGGGCAAGGACGGCCAGTGGAAGGGCAAGGTCTACAATGCCGAGGACGGCGAGACCTACACCGGCTTCATCCAGATGGACGGCAACGACAAGCTGAAGCTGGAAGGCTGCGTGATGGGCGGCCTGCTGTGCAAGGGCGAGACCTGGACGCGCGTGAAATAG
- a CDS encoding cold-shock protein: MTNGTVKWFNATKGFGFIQPDDGGQDAFVHISAVERSGMREIVEGQKVVYDLERDAKSGKMSVRSIQAA; the protein is encoded by the coding sequence ATGACCAATGGTACCGTAAAATGGTTCAACGCCACCAAGGGCTTCGGTTTCATTCAGCCGGATGACGGCGGCCAGGACGCCTTCGTGCACATCTCCGCCGTCGAACGCTCGGGCATGCGCGAAATCGTCGAAGGCCAGAAGGTCGTCTACGACCTCGAGCGCGACGCCAAGTCGGGCAAGATGTCGGTTCGCAGCATTCAGGCTGCGTAA
- a CDS encoding LysE family translocator: MTLETFLLGATALLATPGPTNTLLATSGAGRGVLRSLPLLAGEIGGYVLAILILREGVGPAIAAVPAFETALRLAVSGYLLYLALRLWRFGATAEAGGGPIGVRRVFVTTLLNPKAIIFAFTLIPAEADGLALLPWMGSLAALILCAGGLWILAGSAMARGLSGRVSGRIGYRFSALVLALLAGMVSAHAFTLG; encoded by the coding sequence ATGACCCTTGAGACCTTCCTTCTGGGGGCGACGGCGCTGCTTGCGACGCCTGGCCCCACCAACACGCTGCTGGCGACCTCCGGGGCCGGCCGTGGCGTCCTGCGCTCGCTGCCGCTGCTGGCGGGCGAGATCGGCGGCTATGTGCTGGCAATCCTGATCCTGCGCGAGGGCGTCGGCCCGGCCATTGCTGCCGTGCCGGCCTTCGAGACGGCGCTGCGCCTGGCCGTCTCCGGCTATCTTCTCTATCTGGCGCTGCGCCTGTGGCGGTTCGGCGCGACGGCGGAGGCAGGCGGCGGGCCGATCGGCGTCCGCCGCGTCTTCGTCACCACGCTGCTCAATCCCAAGGCGATCATCTTCGCCTTCACGCTGATCCCGGCCGAGGCGGACGGGCTGGCGCTGCTGCCCTGGATGGGCAGCCTGGCCGCGCTGATCCTCTGTGCCGGGGGGCTGTGGATCCTGGCCGGCTCGGCGATGGCGCGGGGTCTGTCCGGGCGGGTGTCGGGCCGGATCGGCTACCGGTTCAGCGCGCTGGTGCTGGCGCTGCTCGCCGGCATGGTCAGCGCCCACGCCTTCACGCTGGGCTGA
- a CDS encoding glutathione S-transferase N-terminal domain-containing protein has product MTVSQTQPIELHYWPTPNGWKISILLEELGVPYELKLVNIGAGDQFRPEFLAIAPNNRMPAIVDPEGPGGQPISVFESGAILQYLGRKFGQFYPADERGRVEVEEWLMWQMGGFGPMLGQNHHFRIYAPEKIEYAMTRYLNETHRLYGVLNKRLDGRDYVAAGQYTIADMAIIGWAQGWERQGMDLEEFPHVKAWKARLEARPAVQRGLAVGREEREKLQLADNKAAQSVLFNQRAR; this is encoded by the coding sequence ATGACCGTTTCCCAGACCCAGCCCATCGAACTGCATTACTGGCCAACGCCGAATGGCTGGAAGATCTCGATCCTGCTGGAAGAGCTTGGCGTTCCCTATGAGCTGAAGCTCGTCAACATCGGGGCGGGCGACCAGTTCCGGCCGGAGTTCCTGGCGATTGCGCCGAACAACCGGATGCCGGCCATCGTCGATCCGGAAGGCCCCGGCGGCCAGCCGATCTCCGTCTTTGAATCCGGCGCGATCCTGCAATATCTCGGCCGCAAGTTCGGCCAGTTCTACCCGGCGGACGAGCGGGGCCGGGTCGAGGTCGAGGAATGGCTGATGTGGCAGATGGGCGGCTTTGGCCCGATGCTGGGGCAGAACCATCATTTCCGCATCTATGCGCCGGAAAAGATCGAGTACGCCATGACGCGCTATCTCAACGAGACGCACCGCCTCTATGGCGTTCTCAACAAGCGCCTCGACGGCCGCGACTATGTCGCCGCTGGCCAGTACACCATTGCCGACATGGCCATCATCGGCTGGGCGCAGGGCTGGGAGCGGCAGGGCATGGATCTTGAGGAGTTCCCGCATGTGAAGGCCTGGAAGGCCCGGCTCGAGGCGCGGCCCGCCGTGCAGCGCGGACTGGCCGTCGGCCGCGAGGAGCGCGAGAAGCTGCAGCTGGCCGACAACAAGGCTGCCCAGAGCGTCCTGTTCAACCAGCGCGCCCGCTGA
- a CDS encoding GNAT family N-acetyltransferase — MSSTSVSIVPATAEHLPAILELMRAGAVGALPAAAPATAPDDPAAFLAAFEAIRAAPETDLFVVLDGALVVATYQLTVLKGLGFGGRPRAMVESVHTRADRRSQGIGAQMMAHAEARARAAGCCLIQLTSNSARVDAHRFYVRLGFEASHVGFRKMLKPAVVAA; from the coding sequence ATGTCCAGCACGTCCGTTTCCATCGTCCCGGCCACTGCGGAGCACCTGCCGGCCATTCTCGAGCTGATGCGGGCGGGCGCCGTCGGGGCTCTTCCAGCTGCCGCCCCCGCAACAGCCCCGGACGATCCGGCCGCGTTTCTTGCCGCCTTCGAGGCGATCCGGGCAGCCCCCGAGACCGATCTTTTCGTGGTGCTCGACGGGGCCCTCGTCGTCGCCACCTACCAGCTCACGGTCCTCAAGGGCCTCGGCTTCGGCGGGCGGCCGCGGGCGATGGTGGAAAGCGTGCACACCCGGGCGGACCGGCGCAGCCAGGGCATCGGCGCGCAGATGATGGCGCATGCCGAGGCGCGGGCGCGGGCCGCCGGCTGCTGCCTGATCCAGCTCACGTCGAACAGCGCGCGTGTCGATGCGCACCGCTTCTACGTCCGCCTCGGCTTCGAGGCGAGCCACGTCGGCTTCCGGAAGATGCTCAAGCCGGCGGTGGTCGCGGCTTGA